One Thermofilum sp. genomic window carries:
- a CDS encoding ABC transporter permease, with the protein MLRRNVSVKEAARRSLGGRGPATLLKSPSMAVPLAYLVLLVVVTALADYIAPYHYARGDLAASLEPPSPQHPLGTDHLGRDVLSRLIYGTRPLIQVISIVLAVSIPLGVLIGITAGYYGGLFDLVVSRVVDALMVFPTILIALFIVAVLGPGLESVVLAITIAEIPTFARLTRALVLVEKELTYVEAAKALGASSPEIILRHILPSIAGPLLVQATFSASTAIMWEAALSFLGLGIQPPTPSWGLMMYEARRYFRTHPYLMIWPGLAIFVTVFMLNTLGEKLRDLLDPRMKHVRV; encoded by the coding sequence ATGCTTAGGCGCAATGTGAGCGTCAAAGAAGCCGCTCGCCGCTCGCTCGGCGGCCGTGGGCCTGCAACGCTGCTTAAGTCGCCGTCCATGGCCGTCCCGCTGGCTTACCTAGTCCTGCTAGTTGTGGTCACCGCTTTAGCCGACTACATAGCCCCCTACCACTACGCGCGGGGGGATCTTGCAGCGAGCCTTGAGCCCCCCTCACCCCAACATCCCCTGGGCACCGACCACCTCGGCCGCGACGTGTTGAGCAGGCTCATCTACGGAACGAGACCGCTCATCCAGGTGATATCCATCGTGCTGGCCGTATCGATCCCTCTCGGCGTGCTAATCGGTATTACGGCAGGCTACTATGGCGGTCTCTTTGACCTTGTCGTCTCGAGGGTTGTCGACGCACTCATGGTTTTCCCAACGATACTGATAGCCCTGTTCATCGTCGCCGTGCTCGGGCCGGGCCTAGAGAGCGTGGTCCTGGCGATCACTATCGCGGAGATCCCAACTTTCGCTCGCTTAACGAGAGCACTGGTACTCGTGGAGAAGGAGCTCACCTACGTTGAGGCCGCTAAGGCTTTGGGCGCCAGCTCGCCTGAGATAATCCTCCGCCACATCCTGCCCAGCATTGCCGGCCCCCTACTCGTACAAGCAACCTTCAGCGCGTCAACGGCGATCATGTGGGAGGCCGCCCTCAGCTTCCTCGGACTCGGGATTCAACCTCCAACCCCCAGCTGGGGTTTGATGATGTACGAAGCTAGGAGGTACTTCAGGACGCACCCCTACCTGATGATCTGGCCCGGCTTAGCCATCTTCGTGACGGTATTCATGCT